The following coding sequences are from one Bradyrhizobium sp. 200 window:
- a CDS encoding DUF2336 domain-containing protein: MLERSITEEVEAAIKAGSNEKHLDTLRQVTDLFLVSADGYTGEQIELFGDVLERLIRTIELRALADVSARIALAEMSAQFASIKQAPPAVVRRLAQNDEITIARPVLTESARLSAEDLVELAQTKGEQHLLAISGRWWLTEIVTDALLKRHYPSVSKRLVTNPGARMSASGYAIVLKQAEGDPDLAVETGIRVDLPADQRKELLKNATEAVRTRLLSRAPPHLFEEIRNAIAAAAAGANREMSRTRDFSEARRFVAALAKHGKLNEPALLAFAKERKYAETVAALAELSRSSIEVIRPVMQSLRDDGVLIPCRVAGLNWETVAAVLDSRFASGSMGRHELAKAREQYAKLTLENARRLLKFWQVRAVDAAPKPN, translated from the coding sequence ATGCTCGAACGATCAATCACTGAGGAGGTCGAGGCGGCCATCAAGGCCGGCTCGAACGAAAAACATCTGGATACGCTGAGGCAGGTCACCGACCTGTTTCTGGTGTCCGCCGACGGCTATACCGGCGAGCAGATCGAACTGTTCGGCGACGTGCTGGAACGGCTGATCAGGACCATCGAGCTGCGCGCGCTGGCCGATGTTTCCGCGCGCATTGCGCTCGCCGAGATGAGCGCGCAGTTCGCCTCGATCAAGCAGGCGCCGCCCGCCGTGGTCCGCCGCCTGGCGCAGAATGACGAGATCACGATCGCCCGTCCTGTGCTGACGGAATCGGCGCGGCTTTCGGCCGAGGACCTGGTGGAACTGGCGCAGACCAAAGGCGAGCAGCACCTGCTCGCGATCTCCGGGCGCTGGTGGCTCACCGAAATCGTCACCGACGCGCTGTTGAAACGGCATTATCCTTCCGTCAGCAAGCGGCTCGTCACCAATCCCGGCGCGCGGATGTCGGCGAGCGGCTATGCCATCGTGCTGAAGCAGGCGGAGGGCGATCCGGATCTGGCGGTCGAGACCGGCATTCGCGTCGACCTGCCGGCCGATCAGCGCAAGGAGCTGTTGAAGAACGCAACTGAAGCCGTGCGCACGCGGCTGCTATCGCGCGCGCCGCCGCATCTGTTCGAGGAAATCAGGAACGCGATCGCAGCCGCCGCCGCCGGCGCCAACCGCGAAATGTCGCGCACGCGCGATTTCAGCGAGGCCCGCCGCTTCGTCGCAGCGCTCGCCAAGCACGGCAAGCTCAACGAGCCGGCGCTGCTCGCGTTTGCGAAAGAACGGAAATACGCCGAGACGGTTGCGGCGCTGGCCGAACTGTCACGCTCCAGCATCGAGGTGATCCGCCCCGTGATGCAGAGCCTGCGCGACGACGGCGTGCTGATCCCCTGCCGCGTCGCCGGACTGAACTGGGAAACGGTCGCCGCCGTGCTCGACAGCCGCTTCGCTTCCGGCAGCATGGGCCGCCATGAGCTGGCGAAAGCAAGAGAGCAATACGCCAAGCTGACGCTCGAAAACGCGCGCCGCCTGCTGAAATTCTG
- a CDS encoding NAD(P)/FAD-dependent oxidoreductase: MLDRPGVSPEETFRETTEAWLAAFDAALAKRSAAELSQLFAGDSHWRNLFGITWHFATFSGNAAVVKELLARSAEVHAGQFRIDVGRLALRAAVVGGRDVVEAIFAFETVNGPGYGAIRLLREADGAVRAWTISTSLDFDSICTAREAAAATSHVRDFAGPDWLEQRQASAIYDGRDPDVLIVGGGHAGISVAVEVGRIGLTALVVDRMARIGDNWRLRYRGLKLHNKAPVNHLRYLPFPKTFPEYIPKDKIANWLESYVDIMEVDFWTRTAFEGADYDEAAQRWTARLTQGGAARTLHPKHIVLATSVSGTPNIPDIAGIENFKGEVLHSSRFKAGRQWAGRPVIVFGTGTSAHDICRELQAAGADVTMVQRSPTMVVNVEPAQLYDKTYLGDGPPIASRDILNSGVPLPVMKTAHKLVTDEVKRLDAPLLGRLEAAGFRLEYGEDGTGWPLKFRTRGGGYYFNVGASELIADGRIKLIQAADIEAYVAGGIRMRDGTTRKADLFVLATGYKGPDHLLTQLFGADVAKRVGRVWGFDEATQELRNMWTRTPQAGLWFTGGAFSQARIYSRYIAAQIDAIEAGRLGKVGA; the protein is encoded by the coding sequence ATGCTGGACCGACCGGGCGTGTCGCCTGAGGAAACCTTCCGTGAAACTACGGAAGCCTGGCTTGCCGCGTTCGACGCCGCGCTGGCAAAGCGGTCGGCGGCGGAATTGTCGCAGCTTTTCGCAGGCGACAGCCACTGGCGGAATCTTTTCGGCATCACCTGGCATTTTGCGACCTTCAGCGGCAACGCGGCGGTGGTGAAGGAATTGCTCGCGCGTTCGGCCGAGGTCCACGCCGGCCAGTTCCGGATCGACGTGGGCCGGCTTGCGCTGCGCGCGGCCGTGGTCGGCGGGCGCGACGTCGTGGAAGCGATCTTCGCCTTCGAGACCGTCAACGGCCCGGGCTATGGCGCAATCAGACTGCTGCGCGAAGCTGATGGCGCGGTGCGCGCCTGGACGATTTCGACCTCGCTCGATTTCGATTCCATCTGCACCGCGCGCGAGGCTGCCGCCGCGACATCCCACGTCAGGGACTTCGCCGGTCCCGACTGGCTCGAGCAGCGGCAGGCCTCCGCCATTTATGACGGGCGCGATCCCGACGTGCTGATCGTCGGCGGCGGCCACGCCGGCATTTCGGTGGCGGTCGAAGTAGGGCGGATCGGGCTCACCGCGCTGGTGGTCGACCGCATGGCGCGCATCGGCGACAACTGGCGGCTGCGCTATCGCGGGCTGAAGCTGCACAACAAGGCGCCGGTCAATCATCTGCGCTATCTGCCGTTCCCGAAAACCTTTCCGGAGTACATCCCGAAGGACAAGATCGCGAATTGGCTGGAGAGCTATGTCGACATCATGGAGGTCGATTTCTGGACGCGCACCGCGTTCGAGGGCGCTGATTACGACGAGGCCGCGCAGCGCTGGACCGCGCGGCTGACGCAGGGCGGCGCGGCGCGCACGCTGCACCCGAAGCACATCGTGCTTGCGACCAGCGTCAGCGGCACGCCGAACATCCCTGATATCGCCGGCATCGAAAATTTCAAAGGCGAGGTGCTGCACTCCAGCCGTTTCAAGGCGGGCAGGCAATGGGCCGGCCGTCCGGTGATCGTGTTCGGCACCGGCACCAGCGCGCATGACATCTGCCGGGAGCTGCAGGCCGCGGGCGCTGACGTGACGATGGTTCAGCGCAGCCCGACCATGGTCGTCAATGTCGAGCCGGCGCAGCTCTACGACAAGACCTATCTCGGCGATGGTCCGCCCATCGCGAGCAGGGACATCCTCAATTCCGGCGTGCCGCTGCCTGTCATGAAGACGGCGCACAAGCTCGTCACCGACGAGGTGAAGCGGCTCGACGCGCCGCTGCTCGGCCGGCTGGAGGCGGCAGGTTTCCGGCTCGAATATGGCGAGGACGGCACCGGCTGGCCGCTGAAATTCCGCACGCGCGGCGGCGGCTATTATTTCAACGTCGGCGCCTCCGAGCTGATCGCCGACGGCAGGATCAAGCTGATCCAGGCGGCCGATATCGAAGCCTATGTCGCCGGCGGCATCCGGATGCGCGACGGCACTACGCGCAAGGCCGATCTCTTCGTGCTCGCCACCGGCTACAAGGGGCCCGATCATCTGCTCACCCAGTTGTTCGGCGCGGATGTCGCGAAACGCGTCGGCCGCGTCTGGGGTTTTGACGAGGCGACGCAGGAGCTGCGCAACATGTGGACGCGCACGCCGCAAGCAGGGCTGTGGTTCACCGGCGGCGCGTTTTCGCAGGCGCGCATCTACAGCCGCTACATCGCCGCGCAGATCGATGCGATCGAGGCGGGGAGGTTGGGGAAGGTGGGCGCGTAA
- a CDS encoding DUF2235 domain-containing protein yields the protein MRNIIICCDGTGNEISENISNVLKLYRCLRKTEKTLPRQLVYYDPGVGTLARPDPWHKLRQDFNAILGLATGYGLDDNVLAAYDFLVRNYQHGDAIYLFGFSRGAYTVRVLAGLIHKVGLIAPEQVNLAGSGLIAYKQFSSDEAPKLRAKIKSAADVATAEDALPQSAFDNAAQFARITSARWPNIRFVGVWDTVASVIVPRADRFYLPSLEELAFTIVNPSVQTFRQAISIDERRCMFRLKKWDDPQTYKHNRFNDANAEPQDILQVWFAGVHADIGGGYPEKQSGLSKYPLLWMIDEAAKCGLTVNQATVNQLAWGIQRKGSPYSYVAPDVRGELHTSLRGAWWVLEYLPKNAKYREWPARKVHFGYYIPDAEPRLIPDGAIIHESALQRMDAMPSYRPVNLPRQYEKFPMPVPPAHASAEAEEE from the coding sequence ATGCGCAACATCATCATCTGCTGCGACGGCACCGGAAACGAAATCTCCGAGAACATCTCCAATGTGCTGAAGCTCTATCGCTGCCTGCGCAAGACGGAGAAGACGCTGCCGCGGCAGCTCGTCTATTACGATCCGGGGGTCGGCACGCTGGCGCGGCCGGATCCGTGGCACAAGCTGCGCCAGGATTTCAACGCCATCCTGGGGCTTGCCACCGGCTATGGGCTCGATGACAACGTGCTCGCGGCCTACGACTTCCTGGTCCGCAACTATCAGCATGGCGACGCGATCTATCTGTTCGGCTTTTCCCGCGGCGCCTATACCGTGCGGGTGCTGGCGGGGCTGATCCACAAGGTCGGTCTGATCGCGCCGGAGCAGGTCAATCTCGCCGGCTCGGGGCTGATCGCCTACAAGCAGTTCTCCTCCGACGAGGCGCCGAAGCTGCGTGCGAAGATCAAGTCGGCCGCCGATGTCGCCACCGCCGAAGATGCGCTGCCGCAGTCGGCGTTCGACAACGCGGCGCAATTCGCGCGCATCACCTCGGCGCGCTGGCCCAACATCCGCTTCGTCGGCGTCTGGGATACGGTCGCGAGCGTGATCGTGCCGCGGGCCGATCGCTTCTATCTCCCGAGCCTGGAGGAACTGGCGTTCACGATCGTGAACCCGAGCGTGCAGACGTTCCGCCAGGCGATCTCGATCGACGAGCGGCGCTGCATGTTCCGACTGAAGAAATGGGACGACCCGCAGACCTACAAGCACAACCGCTTCAACGATGCGAACGCCGAGCCGCAGGATATTTTGCAGGTGTGGTTCGCAGGCGTGCATGCCGATATCGGCGGCGGCTATCCGGAAAAGCAAAGCGGGCTATCGAAATATCCGCTGCTCTGGATGATCGATGAGGCGGCGAAATGCGGGCTTACGGTCAACCAGGCCACCGTCAACCAGCTCGCATGGGGCATCCAGCGCAAGGGCAGCCCCTACTCCTACGTCGCGCCCGACGTGCGCGGCGAGCTGCACACCTCGCTGCGCGGGGCGTGGTGGGTTCTCGAATATCTGCCGAAGAACGCGAAATACAGGGAGTGGCCGGCGCGCAAGGTGCATTTCGGCTATTACATCCCCGACGCCGAACCGCGCTTGATTCCCGACGGCGCCATCATCCACGAATCCGCGCTGCAGCGCATGGACGCGATGCCGAGCTACCGGCCGGTGAATTTGCCACGGCAGTACGAGAAGTTTCCGATGCCGGTGCCGCCGGCACATGCGAGCGCGGAGGCGGAGGAAGAATGA
- a CDS encoding TIR domain-containing protein codes for MSLKVFLSLSFIDAKFVAEVRQRLPTGLAYFYEESFQNGQRLLDEMERTVEDALVFVLFASKRGQQSPWVGFEIDHARLQHIQKRNHRILVFPTDHEVGLSDLPVWLRNHWIARAGFTASDIARYITGVLLEPNIGISTGAVRVIGRGKTLDRLEQLAADNFARTRVSPNVYFLTGFRGVGRRTFASYYIRNALASDANLAFGPTLPLSALADLVDLFQALRAEISPVLPVETVLREREAFEQLPLEAQIGEIVRLIGHFSALGQAVTFVSVGGFFEDRGDPKEWVTPLLSAIPKTATLFIVSNRQLLPEIVQSMSNVLQMRVDELDDKDIRALMIRAAERLRVDNFSVSNELVRAIGGHADVANAAVRLAAIKGVHILERDPRQLFNIQNMILGENIEDGSLTEPQRKILCLLSWVPSLNGALLEKVVASEGLTAENFVDAIEDLILGCLVVATGSNFSISPAIRLVFRRFNVTPPELLRSFSQHLSEEWKTAQAKGEFRNDLFEAFVFMHALEGAALPPELRPLLTPGTLVDVLRENYARGKDDPKILAQVIRWGELSEQMKMSEATREEVLSTVARAHIRLGKYSDADRIIDAMSRKGYRSVPFLRGHSLRRQRDYGGAIELLVEATRERKLNRSAVHELALAYKKSGRANELRKLLTKHKELIRDSAMFADFQIGVDLARNDFGAAEHAISRLRTMPDDNGMSDVRLAQLLMKRQNFREAKELLTRLTGADGANNIRIRSIRAVCAARDGDFQMAQQDIDFIGEFPAWNDATIHLKASLLIEQRRPVEARKLLDTLPSKGPEEWMLYARALDNEADMPNILLADAQESRRRAAELRAQYNFALEYDFADS; via the coding sequence ATGAGCCTCAAGGTATTCCTTTCTTTGTCATTTATTGATGCAAAATTTGTTGCTGAGGTCCGCCAACGGCTACCTACTGGGCTAGCCTATTTTTACGAAGAAAGCTTCCAAAACGGGCAGCGCTTACTCGATGAGATGGAGCGCACCGTCGAAGATGCGCTAGTCTTCGTGTTATTTGCATCTAAGCGTGGCCAGCAATCGCCATGGGTCGGCTTCGAAATCGACCATGCTCGGCTTCAGCACATTCAGAAGAGAAATCATCGAATACTTGTATTCCCAACCGATCACGAGGTTGGACTTTCGGATCTGCCTGTGTGGCTCCGCAACCATTGGATTGCCCGCGCTGGTTTCACGGCCTCCGATATCGCGAGGTACATCACCGGCGTTCTTCTAGAACCGAATATCGGCATTTCAACAGGAGCTGTTCGCGTCATTGGCCGCGGCAAAACGCTCGACAGATTGGAGCAACTGGCAGCCGACAATTTCGCGCGAACTCGCGTGAGCCCAAACGTCTATTTCTTAACTGGCTTTCGAGGCGTCGGGAGAAGAACGTTTGCATCCTATTATATTCGTAACGCCCTTGCATCTGACGCCAATCTGGCATTTGGTCCAACTTTGCCGCTTTCCGCGTTAGCCGATCTCGTTGATCTTTTTCAAGCACTCAGGGCGGAAATTTCTCCAGTGCTGCCGGTTGAGACAGTCCTTAGGGAGAGAGAAGCTTTCGAGCAGCTACCGTTAGAGGCGCAGATTGGCGAAATTGTCCGTCTCATCGGGCACTTTAGTGCGCTTGGTCAAGCCGTCACCTTTGTATCTGTGGGCGGTTTCTTCGAAGACCGCGGAGACCCAAAAGAGTGGGTTACTCCACTGCTGTCGGCCATACCTAAGACAGCGACATTGTTCATAGTCAGCAATCGCCAGCTCTTGCCAGAGATCGTGCAATCCATGAGCAACGTGCTTCAGATGCGCGTTGATGAACTCGATGACAAAGACATCCGCGCATTGATGATCCGGGCGGCAGAGCGACTACGGGTGGACAATTTTTCTGTGTCAAATGAACTGGTGCGCGCCATTGGAGGTCACGCTGACGTTGCGAACGCCGCTGTGAGGCTCGCCGCCATCAAGGGCGTGCACATTCTCGAGCGCGATCCTCGTCAACTGTTCAATATTCAAAATATGATTCTCGGTGAAAATATCGAAGATGGCTCGCTAACCGAGCCCCAGAGAAAGATTCTATGTCTGTTGAGTTGGGTACCGTCGTTAAATGGAGCGCTTCTTGAAAAAGTCGTCGCGTCGGAAGGTTTAACGGCTGAAAACTTTGTTGATGCCATTGAAGATCTAATTCTAGGCTGTCTTGTTGTTGCGACAGGCTCCAATTTCTCGATCTCACCTGCAATTCGCCTCGTATTTCGTCGCTTTAATGTGACACCTCCAGAACTATTAAGAAGCTTTTCTCAACATCTTTCGGAGGAATGGAAAACTGCTCAGGCAAAGGGAGAGTTTAGAAATGATTTGTTCGAGGCCTTTGTCTTTATGCACGCCCTTGAGGGTGCCGCGTTGCCGCCAGAGTTGCGCCCGCTCCTAACGCCAGGCACACTTGTCGACGTTCTACGTGAAAACTATGCTCGTGGGAAAGATGATCCAAAGATTCTCGCACAAGTCATTCGATGGGGTGAACTTTCCGAGCAAATGAAAATGAGCGAAGCGACGCGAGAAGAGGTACTTTCTACCGTTGCACGTGCACACATCAGACTTGGTAAATATTCCGACGCGGACCGCATAATCGACGCGATGAGCAGGAAGGGATATCGATCCGTTCCTTTTCTCCGCGGCCATTCGTTGCGTAGACAGCGGGATTATGGAGGGGCGATCGAACTCTTGGTTGAGGCAACGCGCGAAAGAAAACTCAATCGGTCGGCTGTGCACGAACTCGCTCTCGCATACAAGAAGTCCGGCCGAGCAAATGAACTACGAAAGCTCTTGACCAAGCATAAAGAGTTAATCCGCGATAGCGCCATGTTTGCTGATTTTCAAATCGGCGTCGATCTCGCACGGAATGATTTTGGTGCTGCCGAACATGCAATAAGCCGACTGAGAACAATGCCAGATGATAACGGCATGTCTGACGTTCGGCTTGCCCAGCTACTTATGAAGCGCCAAAATTTCAGGGAAGCAAAGGAGTTGCTCACGCGCCTAACCGGTGCAGATGGCGCTAATAATATCCGCATCAGGTCGATACGAGCTGTTTGCGCCGCCCGAGATGGAGATTTCCAGATGGCACAACAAGATATCGACTTTATAGGTGAATTCCCTGCATGGAACGATGCGACAATTCACCTTAAGGCCTCGCTACTCATTGAGCAGAGACGCCCAGTAGAAGCGCGCAAATTGCTCGACACCTTACCAAGTAAGGGGCCCGAGGAATGGATGCTATATGCACGGGCGCTCGATAACGAAGCCGACATGCCAAATATACTCTTAGCCGATGCGCAAGAATCCCGCCGGAGAGCCGCTGAACTTCGAGCCCAATACAATTTTGCCTTAGAGTACGATTTCGCCGATTCCTGA
- a CDS encoding DUF1902 domain-containing protein, producing the protein MSKPVIFTISATWDDEASVWTGHCDDIPAAADAPTLDELLAKISAMALDLLPDNHPDVDPASLFLQITALREADAAVA; encoded by the coding sequence ATGTCGAAACCGGTCATTTTCACCATTTCCGCGACCTGGGACGATGAAGCCTCGGTGTGGACCGGACATTGCGACGACATTCCTGCCGCCGCTGACGCGCCCACGCTCGACGAGTTGCTGGCGAAGATATCGGCGATGGCGCTCGACCTGTTGCCCGATAATCATCCCGATGTCGATCCGGCGTCACTGTTCCTGCAGATCACCGCGCTGCGCGAAGCGGACGCGGCTGTTGCTTGA
- the rpmB gene encoding 50S ribosomal protein L28 yields MSRRCELTAKGPQVGHKVSHSNIKTKRRFLPNLVNVTFISDALARNVRLRVSTNALKSVDHNGGLDAYLIKAKADVLSPRALDLKRAIEKKVGKPAPVAKAS; encoded by the coding sequence ATGTCCCGGCGCTGCGAACTGACGGCCAAGGGCCCCCAGGTGGGCCACAAGGTGAGCCATTCGAACATCAAGACCAAGCGGCGCTTCCTGCCGAACCTGGTCAACGTCACCTTCATCTCGGACGCACTCGCCCGCAACGTGCGCCTGCGCGTCTCGACCAATGCGCTCAAGAGCGTCGACCACAATGGCGGCCTCGATGCGTATTTGATCAAGGCCAAGGCCGACGTGCTCTCCCCCCGCGCGCTGGATCTCAAGCGCGCAATCGAGAAGAAGGTCGGCAAGCCCGCGCCGGTGGCGAAGGCGAGCTGA
- a CDS encoding DUF3108 domain-containing protein translates to MVFGLYALAFAALAPQAASAQGRLDAQYEATLSGIPVGKGAWTIEIGDDTFSAAAQGGTAGLLKAFSGGTGSGASQGRVVNGALVPNAYTATTTTQKKSETIRLVLAGGNVREFSIDPVPPVDPDRVVVTDAHRKGVLDPMTGSMLRVPGNGEVLSPDSCRTGAGIFDGRLRYDLKLDYKRMETVKAERGYHGPALVCAIYFTPIAGYIPDRPVIKYLATERRIEIAFVPIAGTRVLVPFRMTIPTPLGPAMLEATSFVTTAAPPRVAKTN, encoded by the coding sequence CTGGTTTTCGGCCTGTATGCCCTGGCGTTCGCCGCGCTCGCGCCGCAGGCGGCCTCCGCCCAGGGGCGGCTGGATGCGCAGTATGAGGCGACGCTGTCGGGCATCCCGGTCGGGAAGGGGGCCTGGACCATCGAAATCGGCGACGACACGTTTTCGGCCGCCGCCCAAGGCGGCACCGCCGGGCTGCTGAAGGCGTTTTCGGGCGGGACCGGCTCGGGCGCCAGCCAGGGCCGGGTCGTCAATGGCGCGCTGGTGCCGAACGCCTATACCGCGACCACCACCACGCAGAAGAAGTCCGAAACCATCCGCCTGGTGCTGGCGGGCGGCAATGTCAGGGAATTTTCGATCGATCCGGTGCCGCCGGTCGATCCCGACCGCGTCGTCGTCACCGACGCGCACCGCAAGGGCGTGCTCGATCCCATGACCGGCTCGATGCTGCGCGTGCCCGGCAATGGCGAGGTGCTGTCGCCCGATTCCTGCCGCACCGGCGCGGGGATTTTTGACGGGCGGCTGCGCTACGACCTCAAGCTCGACTACAAGCGCATGGAAACGGTGAAGGCTGAGCGGGGCTATCACGGGCCCGCGTTGGTCTGCGCGATCTACTTTACGCCGATCGCGGGCTATATCCCCGACCGCCCGGTGATAAAATACCTCGCCACCGAACGCCGGATCGAGATCGCCTTCGTGCCGATCGCGGGAACCCGCGTCCTGGTTCCCTTCCGCATGACCATCCCGACGCCGCTCGGACCGGCAATGCTGGAAGCGACGTCGTTCGTGACGACGGCAGCGCCGCCGAGGGTGGCGAAGACGAATTGA